A genome region from Oenanthe melanoleuca isolate GR-GAL-2019-014 chromosome 2, OMel1.0, whole genome shotgun sequence includes the following:
- the LOC130249803 gene encoding carboxymethylenebutenolidase homolog: MADPFLYDTGERSHYGCLGHEVQIEYLKAYVCRPSFSTDKAVIVVHDVFGWRFPDIRYIVDLIASHGYITICPDFFKGTEPWKSTDHWPDFPDWMKNHDPMKVDKEADVVLKYLKEQCGAQKIGIVGFSWGGMAVHHLMLKNPQLTAGVSLYGIIRDSDERYSLLNPTFFIFGEKDHTISLDQIFLLEDKLKQYCKVPYKIKVYPGQVHGFAQLKPEDMKPEDKPYIEEARRDMIDWIKMFV, encoded by the exons ATGGCCGATCCTTTCCTATATGATACTGGAGAAAGGTCTCACTATGGGTGCCTTGGACATGAAGTACAAATTGAGTACCTTAAGGCATATGTTTGTAGACCATCTTTTTCCACGGACAAAGCTGTGATTGTGGTTCATGATGTATTTGGCTGGAGGTTCCCAGATATTAGATACATAGTCGATTTGATAGCAAGTCATGGATATAT AACCATCTGCCCAGACTTCTTCAAGGGGACAGAACCCTGGAAATCTACTGATCACTGGCCTGACTTTCCTGACTGGATGAAAAATCATGATCCTATGAAAGTAGACAA GGAAGCTGATGTTGTCTTGAAGTATCTAAAGGAACAATGCGGTGCACAGAAGATTGGTATCGTTGGGTTTTCCTGGGGTGGAATGGCAGTACATCACTTGATGCTGAAAAATCCTCAATTAACCGCTGGGGTGTCCCTCTATG GAATAATTAGAGACTCTGATGAAAGATACAGTTTACTAAATccaacatttttcatttttggtgAGAAAGACCACACTATTTCTTTGGATCAG ATCTTCTTATTGGAGGACAAGCTGAAACAGTATTGTAAAGTTCCATATAAAATTAAAGTTTATCCTGGGCAAGTTCATGGGTTTGCACAACTGAAGCCAGAAGATATGAAACCTGAGGATAAACCTTATATTGAAGAAGCTAGAAGGGATATGATTGATTGGATCAAAATGTTTGTTTGA